AAATCTAACTAATGATTATAAGGGTTTAGAAGAAACTATAAAGGAAATAGATAATACTCCTAAAAATCAGATAGTAAAAGCTGCAAATAAAATAAATATAGATACTATATATTTTTTAAGAAATAAAAACCAATAGATAGGAGGGTTTTCTTGAAGACAAAATTAATTGAAAAAACTAATTTAGATGAGAAAATTTTATTTGATAGAACAAATGAAGGATTGCAAGTTTACTTCATACCTAAGGAAGGTTATGTTAAAAGGCATGCTATTTTTGCCACTAATTATGGTTCCAATGATAATAAATTTATGCCAAGGGGAGCAACAGAATTATTAGAGGTACCAGAGGGGATAGCACATTTTTTAGAACATAAACTTTTTGAAGAACCGGAAATCAATATTTTTGATAAGTTTTCTAAACTAGGGGCCAATGTAAATGCTTATACTAGTTCAGACCAAACGGCTTATTTATTTTCAACTACAGATAATTTTTATGAAAGTTTAAAATTACTTATAAATTTTGTACAAAATCCCTATTTTACTGATGAGAATGTGGAAAAGGAAAAAGGAATTATTGAACAGGAAATAAGGATGTATGAAGACAGTCCTCAATGGAAAGTATATTTTAATTGCTTAAATGGTATGTATGTTGACCATCCAATTAAAATAGATATAGCTGGAACTGTTGATAGTATTCAAGGAATAGATAAAGATTTACTTTATAAATCTTATAATACATTTTATCATCCTAGTAATATGGTTTTAATTATAGTTGGAGATTTATCTTTTGACAAAATAATGGAAGTAGTAAATAATACTGAAAAAGAAAATTCTATAGAGGGAGATAACAATATAGTTAGAATTTATCCAGATGAGCCTAAGTTTATTAGAGAAAAGTATATAGAAGAAAAACTAGTTACCTCTGCACCACTTTTTACAATAGGATTTAAAGATGATAATATAGGTGTAAAAGGTGAAGAACTAATAAAGAAAGAAATTTTAACTAATATTATGTTAGAAATGCTATTTGGAGAAAGCACAGAGTTTTATCAAAAATTATATGGGGATGGACTTATTGATGAAAGTTTTGGGTCTTACTACACCGGAAGCAAAAATTATGGTCATACAATGATGGCAGGTATGTCTAAAGATCCCGAAAAGGTCTTAGACTTATTACTAACATATATAAAGAAAAGAAAACAGAAAGGATTAACTGAAGATGCTTTCCAAAGAATAAAAAATAAAAATATAGGTTATTTTTTAATGGGATTAAATAGCACAGATTTTATTGCTAATAGTTTTATTCATTTTTATATGAAGGATTTTATGCTTCTAAATTATTTAGATACAATGAGTAAAATTGAGTACAATGAAATTATTAATAGATTTCAAAGCCATTTAACTAAAGATAATTATACATTATCGGTAATAAAGCCTATGGAATAAGATTATCAGAAAACTACTTAAGAGAAGGTGATAAGAATGGATCCTGTAGCTTTTGAATTATTTGGTGTAAAAGTAATGTGGTATGGAATATTGATTTCTACAGGAGTATTAATAGGTGCAGTCTTAGCTTTTAGAGAGGCAAGAAGATTAAAGTTTGATGAAGAGGATTTAATAGACTTATTATTATATGCTATACCTTTATCTATATTAGGAGCTAGATTATATTATGTTGCATTTTCATGGGACTATTATAAAGATAATCTAATAGAAATATTCCACTTTAGGGGTGGGGGTTTAGCTATACATGGTGCTGTATTTACAGGGATTTTAGTAGCCATTATATTTGCCCGGAAAAGAAATTTAGAATTTTGGACTATAGGAGATATAACTTCTCCTAGTTTAATACTTGGTCAAGCTATAGGAAGATGGGGGAATTATATAAATCAAGAGGCTTATGGCACACCAACAGATTTACCTTGGGGTATAATTATTAATGGTCAAAAAGTCCATCCTACATTTTTATATGAATCAATATGGGACTTTATTGTATTTTTTTATTTGATATGGTTTAGAAAAAATAAAAGCAAAGAGTCTGGCGAGATTTTATTATTGTATATTATACTATATTCTATAGGTAGGTTCTTTATTGAAGGTTTGAGAACGGATAGTTTAATGATAGGTTCTTTAAGGATTGCTCAAGTAGTTAGTCTTATAAGTATAATAATAGCTATTTATATATTTCAAAAAAGAAGAAAAAAGGCTTAATTTTAAATATTGCTACTAAAGGAAAAATGTAGATGTAAATAATATGATTTTATAGCATTTCTTTTTAAACAGAGATTAATTCTCTGTTTTTTTATGTAGAAAAATAGAGAATTATGGGGAAAAAGAGAATAAAAGGTTGAAAAATGTAAAACTAGGACTTTCGTCCTATAAAAAAATTAAAATATATTATATCTTTAGAAGGATTTTTAAGTTCAATATAGAAATATATAAATGTGGTATAATGTGGTGTGAAGTGGGTAATAAATATCCAAAGGTGGAGTGAGCAGTATGTTCATTGGAGAATATCAACACACATTAGACAATAAAGGCAGAATTATAATACCTTCTAAACTTAGGGAAGATTTAGGAGACAACTTTATTATTACTAAAGGATTAGATAATTGCCTTTTTGTATATCCGAATAGTGAATGGAAAATACTTGAGGAAAAGTTAAAAGGGTTGCCAATGACCAACAGGGATGCTAGAGCTTTTGTAAGGTTCTTTTTCTCCGGTGCTACAGAATGTACATTAGATAAACAAGGAAGGGTATTATTACCATCAAATTTGAGGAAACACTCAAAACTAGTTAAGGATGCTGTTATTATTGGTGTTTCTACTAGAATTGAAATATGGAGTAAAGAGGAATGGAATAGTTATAATGATGATGACAGTTTAAGTTACGATAATATTGCAGAGAAAATGGCAGAGTTAGGAATATAAATAGGAGTGAGATATATATTGGAATATTTTCATAAATCAATTATGGTTGAAGAAGTAATAGAAGGTTTAATTATAAAAGAAGATGGGATTTATGTAGATGGTACTTTAGGTGGTGGTGGCCATTCTTTTGAAATAGTTAAAAGACTTAATGAAGGTAGATTAATTGGAATAGATCAAGATATGAATGCTATAAAAGGGGCAAAAGAAAGATTAAAAGGCTATAAGGATAAAATTACTATTGTACACGACAATTATTTAAATATAGAGGAAATACTTAATAAGCTAAATATAGAAAAAGTAGATGGTATATTGCTAGATTTAGGTGTATCTTCCCATCAGCTTGATGAAGGGGAAAGAGGTTTCTCATTTCATCAAGATGCACCCTTAGATATGAGAATGAATAGGGAAGAAGATTTTACTGCATGGAATGTGGTAAATGAATATGATGACAAAAAGCTTGAAAAGATTCTTTGGGATTATGGCGAGGAAAAATGGGCTAGTAGAATAGCTAAATTTATAGTAGAAGAAAGGAAGATAAAAACTATAGACACTACTATGGAATTAGTAACAGTTATAAAAAAGGCCATTCCTAAAGGGGCTAGAAATGATGGGCAACACCCGGCAAGAAAAACCTTCCAAGGAATAAGAGTAGAAGTGAATAAGGAGTTAGAAATAATAAAAGAAGTACTTCCTAAAATGGCAAGATTGTTAAAAAGGGGTGGAAGGATATGTATAATTGATTTTCATTCTTTAGAAGATAGAATAGTTAAAAATGTTTTTAAAGAATTAAATAAAGAATGCATATGTCCACCAGATTTTCCTATATGTATTTGTGATAAGAAAAAAGAAATAAATATAATTACAAAAAAACCAATTATACCAAGGAAAGAAGAATTAGAAAACAATCCTAGATCAAGAAGTGCAAAACTTAGAATTGCTGAAAAAGTTTAAAGTTCTAAACAAAGGGGGTTGTGAATAAAGTGATAGTAGCTAAAAAAGAAGTTAAAGATTATAGAGAATACTATAATGAAGAAAAACAGTTAACAAATAACAAGGTGTTGAAAGATAAGAAAAATAGGAAAAAGGAAATTAATAAGAAGAAGTCTAAAGAAAAACTTAGGTTTTTGAAGACTATTGGCCTAATGTTTTTAGTATGTGTCTTTATTTTAAATAGGTATACAAAGATAACTGGATTAAGTTATGAAGTATCTAATTTAGAAACTGAAGTAGAAGAATTAAATAGAGAAAAAGAAGATTTAAAAACAGAATTAGATGGATTAAAAGCTGTTGCCAAAATTGAAAAAGATGCTAAATTAAAATTGGGAATGAATTATCCAACAGAAGACCAAATTGTAAATGTGGATGTAAAGGATGATATCTTTGAAAATAAGGTA
The nucleotide sequence above comes from Tissierellales bacterium. Encoded proteins:
- the rsmH gene encoding 16S rRNA (cytosine(1402)-N(4))-methyltransferase RsmH — its product is MEYFHKSIMVEEVIEGLIIKEDGIYVDGTLGGGGHSFEIVKRLNEGRLIGIDQDMNAIKGAKERLKGYKDKITIVHDNYLNIEEILNKLNIEKVDGILLDLGVSSHQLDEGERGFSFHQDAPLDMRMNREEDFTAWNVVNEYDDKKLEKILWDYGEEKWASRIAKFIVEERKIKTIDTTMELVTVIKKAIPKGARNDGQHPARKTFQGIRVEVNKELEIIKEVLPKMARLLKRGGRICIIDFHSLEDRIVKNVFKELNKECICPPDFPICICDKKKEINIITKKPIIPRKEELENNPRSRSAKLRIAEKV
- a CDS encoding septum formation initiator family protein; the protein is MNKVIVAKKEVKDYREYYNEEKQLTNNKVLKDKKNRKKEINKKKSKEKLRFLKTIGLMFLVCVFILNRYTKITGLSYEVSNLETEVEELNREKEDLKTELDGLKAVAKIEKDAKLKLGMNYPTEDQIVNVDVKDDIFENKVAENKEFDVAKYLKNVVDKVLKFF
- the mraZ gene encoding division/cell wall cluster transcriptional repressor MraZ; the encoded protein is MFIGEYQHTLDNKGRIIIPSKLREDLGDNFIITKGLDNCLFVYPNSEWKILEEKLKGLPMTNRDARAFVRFFFSGATECTLDKQGRVLLPSNLRKHSKLVKDAVIIGVSTRIEIWSKEEWNSYNDDDSLSYDNIAEKMAELGI
- a CDS encoding pitrilysin family protein; this translates as MKTKLIEKTNLDEKILFDRTNEGLQVYFIPKEGYVKRHAIFATNYGSNDNKFMPRGATELLEVPEGIAHFLEHKLFEEPEINIFDKFSKLGANVNAYTSSDQTAYLFSTTDNFYESLKLLINFVQNPYFTDENVEKEKGIIEQEIRMYEDSPQWKVYFNCLNGMYVDHPIKIDIAGTVDSIQGIDKDLLYKSYNTFYHPSNMVLIIVGDLSFDKIMEVVNNTEKENSIEGDNNIVRIYPDEPKFIREKYIEEKLVTSAPLFTIGFKDDNIGVKGEELIKKEILTNIMLEMLFGESTEFYQKLYGDGLIDESFGSYYTGSKNYGHTMMAGMSKDPEKVLDLLLTYIKKRKQKGLTEDAFQRIKNKNIGYFLMGLNSTDFIANSFIHFYMKDFMLLNYLDTMSKIEYNEIINRFQSHLTKDNYTLSVIKPME
- the lgt gene encoding prolipoprotein diacylglyceryl transferase; the protein is MDPVAFELFGVKVMWYGILISTGVLIGAVLAFREARRLKFDEEDLIDLLLYAIPLSILGARLYYVAFSWDYYKDNLIEIFHFRGGGLAIHGAVFTGILVAIIFARKRNLEFWTIGDITSPSLILGQAIGRWGNYINQEAYGTPTDLPWGIIINGQKVHPTFLYESIWDFIVFFYLIWFRKNKSKESGEILLLYIILYSIGRFFIEGLRTDSLMIGSLRIAQVVSLISIIIAIYIFQKRRKKA